The following are encoded together in the Sparus aurata chromosome 1, fSpaAur1.1, whole genome shotgun sequence genome:
- the aanat1 gene encoding serotonin N-acetyltransferase, with protein sequence MSVVSAVSFMRPLHMRSPGPRGRRHTLPASEFRSLSPEDAISVFEIEREAFISVSGECPLHLDEVRHFLTLCPELSLGWFEEGRLVAFIIGSLWDQERLTTDALTLHKPHGTTVHIHVLAVHRTFRQQGKGSILMWRYLQYLRCLPYIRRAVLMCEDFLVPFYQKSGFKVQGPSDITVGPLTFIEMLYPVRGHAFMRRNSGC encoded by the exons ATGTCGGTGGTGAGCGCAGTGTCGTTCATGAGGCCGCTCCACATGCGCTCACCGGGGCCCCGGGGCCGCCGCCACACGCTGCCGGCCAGCGAGTTCCGCTCCCTCAGCCCGGAGGATGCCATCAGTGTGTTCGAGATCGAGAGAGAag cctTCATCTCAGTGTCCGGTGAGTGTCCCCTCCACCTGGACGAGGTGCGTCACTTCCTCACCCTGTGCCCTGAGCTGTCTCTTGGCTGGTTCGAGGAGGGACGTCTGGTGGCTTTCATCATCGGTTCACTTTGGGACCAGGAGAGGCTTACCACG GATGCCCTGACGCTCCACAAGCCTCACGGTACCACCGTCCACATCCATGTCCTAGCCGTCCACAGGACCTTTCGCCAGCAGGGCAAAGGCTCCATCCTGATGTGGCGTTATCTGCAGTACCTCCGCTGCCTGCCCTACATCCGCCGCGCTGTGCTCATGTGTGAAGACTTCCTAGTCCCCTTCTACCAGAAATCGGGCTTCAAGGTGCAGGGccccagtgacatcacagtgggGCCCCTCACCTTCATCGAGATGCTCTACCCGGTCAGGGGCCATGCCTTCATGCGTAGGAACAGCGGCTGTTGA